From the genome of Methanobacterium sp.:
TCGGGCTACAGTTTCACGTACTGTAGCCACAGCATCGGTGTTGGCTGATACAGAGGTTATGCCCAGTTCCACCAGTTTTTCCACAATTGCAGGTATGCTTCCTGCCTGTCCACAGATACTGGTTTTTACCCCTGCCTTGTTACACTCCACAATGACCCTTTCAATGAGTTTTAAAACTGCAGGGTGGCTTTCGGTGTAAAGATCTGCCACATTTTCATTGTTTCGGTCGATGGCCAGAGTGTACTGGGTTAGATCGTTAGTTCCGAAACTTACAAAATCAATACCCTCGGCTATGAAGTCTTCAATGGTCAGTGCTGCGGCTGGTGTTTCCACCATGATCCCGAATTCAATATTTTTCTGGGGTTTAAGACCCGCTTTTCTTGCAACTTTTTTAGCCTCTCTTAACTCATCGGGGTGCTGTACCAGTGGTAACATGATTCCAATGTTAGTGTATCCCTGTTCGTGGAGTTTTTTAATGGCCTTGAATTCGGCCAGTAGAATTTCTGGTTCATCCAGTTCCCGGCGTATTCCTCTCCATCCCAGCATGGGGTTGTGTTCATATGGTTCGTTTTCTCCACCATCAAGTGATTGGAATTCATCGGTGGGGGCGTCCAGGGTACGGTACCATACTGGTTTAGGGTAGAAGCTGTCTGCTACTTTAAGTATGTTTTCCACCAGTACTCGGACCAGTTCTCCTTCATTACCTTCCTGGATGTATTTTTTGGGGTGCACTCCGGTGGTGAGCATCATGTGTTCGGTTCTGAGGAGTCCCACTCCATCTGCACCAGTTGCAGCGGCTTTTTTGGCTGCTTCGGACATACTCACGTTAACCTTAACCTCAGTGACTGTGAGGGGTGCTTGTAACACCACAGTGGGTTCCTGGGTTGTTTCCTGTTTCTTCTCGGTGTCCACCAGTTTTCCTTCCCATACCATTCCCTTGTTACCATCCAGGGTTACCTGGCTGTTTTCTGGAATGATTGATGTGGCATCGCCGGTTCCCACTACACAGGGTATTCCCAGTTCACGGGATACAATGGCTGCGTGGCAGGTTACTCCGCCTTCATCGGTGATAATTCCATTGGCCCTTTTCATTGCTGGTACCATGTCTGGAGTGGTCATCACCGTGACCAGAATGTCTCCTTCCTGGACCTTATCCAGTTCATCAGTGCTATTTATGATTTTAACTGTTCCTGCGGCCATTCCTGGACTGGCACCCAATCCTTTGGTGATTACGGTCCGTTCACCTCCTTCAAAAGTCGCTCCTTCTG
Proteins encoded in this window:
- the ppsA gene encoding phosphoenolpyruvate synthase; translated protein: MEYVEFFEELKKEDVDIAGGKGANLGELTQAGIPVPPGFVITSATYQKFMDETGITQEILDILDALDVNNNKELQESARKIKKIIIGTEIPAEISSIILEAYNALCHRIGKENAFVAVRSSATAEDLPEASFAGQQDTYLNVKGPEDMIKYVRECWASLFGARAIFYREENNFDHSKVYIAVVVQEMVDAEKAGVMFTVHPSTGEEKILIEGAWGLGEGVVSGTVTPDTYWMDKATGEILEKQVSEKKTMFQKKSENGQTVQVPVPEDLKTKQVLNETELAQLVELGKKIQQHYQFPQDTEWAIENGKIFMLQSRPVTTLDMGNAEGATFEGGERTVITKGLGASPGMAAGTVKIINSTDELDKVQEGDILVTVMTTPDMVPAMKRANGIITDEGGVTCHAAIVSRELGIPCVVGTGDATSIIPENSQVTLDGNKGMVWEGKLVDTEKKQETTQEPTVVLQAPLTVTEVKVNVSMSEAAKKAAATGADGVGLLRTEHMMLTTGVHPKKYIQEGNEGELVRVLVENILKVADSFYPKPVWYRTLDAPTDEFQSLDGGENEPYEHNPMLGWRGIRRELDEPEILLAEFKAIKKLHEQGYTNIGIMLPLVQHPDELREAKKVARKAGLKPQKNIEFGIMVETPAAALTIEDFIAEGIDFVSFGTNDLTQYTLAIDRNNENVADLYTESHPAVLKLIERVIVECNKAGVKTSICGQAGSIPAIVEKLVELGITSVSANTDAVATVRETVARVEQKLLLKAARKMMQE